ATTTATTCAAAAGCCAGTGGGTGTCCTGCAAATGAAAGCACTAGACCTTTGGCTCAAGGAATTGCCCACGGACTTGGATCTTTATGGTGCCTGTGAAGGTATTCTCCGAATAAGGGACTATTATGATCTGAAAATGAAGGATATTATAAGAGGAAACCTCTTTGGCATTAAATATAAGTATGTTTTGATTTGGTTTAATATCTCCTGCCAtaaaaaaccttttttaatTAGTGTTACAATGAGTGTAGCTGATTTGTATGCCATGGGCCAGCActtgtttgaaaaattgcaatttgtgGATGCTATTCCTTTGCTTCAAGAAGTGTGGCAACGAATTCGAGAGGATCCTTTGCCCATGGGTGCACATCTGAGTATAGAGGAGTTGGATGTTATAAAACTTCTTGCTGAGTCACTTGTCCAATCCAGTAACAAGTTGTAATTTTTCTGCTTTCTTAATCTAACAATTATCCCCTTGTTTTAGAACTGTACCCAGAAGCTCTATCTGTCCTGAATAAGGGCCTACAGCTCAGCAGTAAAAATGCCTTCCTTTTACGTGAAAAGGAAGACATCCTGAGCCTTAAGAAGGAAAACCCAAGCACACCATCAAAAAATAGCACAATTGCTGATCAAAAGCTTTGGAGTAATTTAAAAGAATCTTGCAAAGGAACTTTTATTAGTCGAAATAGTCGATTAAAGTGTTTCTTTAACTCCAGCACTACACCTTTTATTCGTATAGCACCCTTTAAAATGGAGCAAGTCGGATTGGATCCATATGTGGTACTATTTCACAATGTCCTTTCTCCACGAGAAATATCAGCACTTATTAAAATGTCTGATCGGAGATTGGCTCAAGCTAATACGGTAAAAAAAGATTCGTTTAAAACGCTGGTTAGAACAGCCAAAGCACTTTGGGTCTATCAGGGGTATAGAGAACTCACTAAGCGAATTTCCAGGCGTATCCACGATATGAGTGGCTTGGAGTTGGCCGATGCTGAGATGTTTCAggtatttatttaatgttatttttttatattattttttaatttttataaatttagatAATAAATTATGGTATTGGAGGACATTACGGAAAGCACATGGATTATTTTAACTCATCAGGTACATTTTTTACGGGCTACTATCGTAATCGGACTAAAAAGTATTTGGGAGATCGTATAGCCactgttttgttttatgtgagttattttacaatttaaaaatatattttattgactTCTTTAAGCCAGCTAAGCGATGTGGAGCAAGGAGGAGCTACAGTTTTTCCAAAAGTATCAACCTTTCCAGGGTATACTGTCTACCCCCGAGCTGGAACGGCACTTATGTGGTATAACTTACACACGGATGGCATAGGTGACAAAACCACCATGCATGCCGCATGTCCGGTCATCGTAGGCTCCAAATGGGGTGAGTATACAAACATATATCCTAAAAATCTAGTTAAAAGCATATTTATTTCTGATTCAGTGATGACCCAGTGGATACGTGAACGTAGTCAAATCATTGTCAGACCCTGTCTGGAGCCCTCGCCGTCCCTTACCCCGACATAATCATCGACAAACAAATTTCCGGGACATAATCACTTTGCACTCTTAGCATAAACCCAACCAGCTCAGCTTAAATGCCTTTTAAAATGCCAACACGGAAAAAATAAAGTGCTGAGTGGTTGATAGTCCCTGCCCCAGAAGCAAGGTAAACCCAAAGGCCACCGCCAACCGCATTTTAGCATACTCCTAGCATACTACGAGCTCCCTCGTGCCCCAAAATGCCAGTCTTCTGGTGGCGTCTAGTGTCTGACACCGCGTACGTGATGTGCAACTTAATGTTTCAATTAGAGGTGAAGTGACGCCTCAGCAGGGGCTATCGTTATCGCTCCAcagcactgaaaaaaaaaatcgttgtAATGTTcgctaaaaatatatataattcaaAATGACTTGTCTTTTAGTCTAAAAAACAGGACAATTATAGGTATTTTTGGAATCATAAGAATGACTTGCGTTCTTGCAtataattcttaattttttctcagtgtcaTATCCTTCTATGCGTGTGTTTGCCAAACTCGGATACGAGTATCTCTATCAGTCTGTGCACTTATCtgcttttaaaaacttttaataatgAACTCTCGTCCACCGCCGAACGACGTGTTTGGTGTCAGACCTTGGCACCCCAACCCCATCTGCTGACTCGGCAATTTTGTTGACTTCCACCCAAATAcaccttttatttaaataagtttCATGGAGTAGACTCTATTcaaaagtttaattaatagTGAAGAATAAAAGAATTCTTCAACTTTAACCGCTTTAAGaatttcgcagacaatttatattttttggtccATCCAAAGCCCAACACCTTTTCATAAAACGCAatgccaataaataaaaaattgccaACATATGTGAAATAGTCCTGTCCAAAAGGCCAGTAAGATTTTCAAATATACTACAcgggaaataaataaaaaggatgTAACAAAGTAACCCTTGAAGAAAACACTCCAAGGAGTTGTACCTAAAAACGAATTTCGTTTTGATTGTGTGCACTTTATGGCGTGTCCCATGGAACATCCACCTTCCTGCCACTTTGCCCAGGGTCTTGAATCGCAGCCACCACAGAGATGATTACATATGCGCAGACCAATAATTTTGCCCAGAGACTACAGACCAGAGACCGGGAAAAAACGTACAATCTAACAAGGTTAAGAAATGTTCCGAGGCCGGGCATTGATTGTATGAATCtagtaaaatgttttatatGCGCATCGAAGATGAATGGGTGGGAAGCGGAAAAGGGTTGGCCGCCCACATTTTGTGGTCAATGAAGGAAATATGATTTGGATTTTGTTACTTTGATTACACACATTACAtgcgaaaaatgaaaaagaagcAACAGAACCCAGACAGACCAAAGGGTCAACCGACGACTATCCCGGCGCAACGTGTGTTAAATTTCAAGTTGCGGTCTGCCGTCGTAAAGCTTTTGATGGCCCCAGTCTACGGCCAGGAAATTGAGTTTTTTCACCAGCTGTCCCACCAGATGAATAAAGTAGCAAAAAACCTAAAAGAAATGATTTCTGCCTCAGTCAGGGTCAGTCTGGTTAAATCGATAAGTCATACAATGTATAGagctaatttaaatttaaatctaaATATGCCAACGATCGGTCAATCAGTAGATGGGCCAGCCTTTCAACACCTTCATCGGCAAGGTGAGTCTTCTATTTATACTAGAGAAGGCACAGAAAACAGAACAGATGCAGAGCCATTTGCCCGAGACTTTCactgaaaataatataatttttacgTTTTGAAACTCAGATATTTTAGTCTTTTTGAATCATTTTTTTAGGCATTTAAagatctttttaaaatataaatctttGTTTAACAAAGTTTGTTATAGTCAAACCTTTAATAGTGATTGTTTTCAGTGCAGATCAATCACTAGATCGAAGGTGTTGACAGGTGCCAAGACGTGCCTGCATCGAGTGCAGTGCACCGGCCATCGATCGATCGTTTCAAACGAATCCATTTCGAACTTTCGATTGACATTCGAGCACCGGGCATAAATTGATTAAATGCCAGTGGACTGAGGGGCGGTGATGGCTCACAATCAATTACGGCAGGACGAATTTGACATGGGGGAGTGATTGCATAATCTGGACAGTTGCATGCAAATCGAAATCGACATGGgacagccagtcagccagtgGAAATCAATGCCAAAGTTGATTTACGTGTGCGGACGCCAATTGTCCTC
The Drosophila bipectinata strain 14024-0381.07 chromosome 3R, DbipHiC1v2, whole genome shotgun sequence DNA segment above includes these coding regions:
- the LOC108128024 gene encoding prolyl 4-hydroxylase subunit alpha-2 — translated: MRLVALLILIILFSLTNGTPDKKPSLSVVSMVPLLEMERKLINNLEEYAIDLKQKLQIMESQIASMRVENGRGYADPLTYVSNPLNGLSLIRRLNKDWEMWRRFIQKPVGVLQMKALDLWLKELPTDLDLYGACEGILRIRDYYDLKMKDIIRGNLFGIKYNVTMSVADLYAMGQHLFEKLQFVDAIPLLQEVWQRIREDPLPMGAHLSIEELDVIKLLAESLVQSKLYPEALSVLNKGLQLSSKNAFLLREKEDILSLKKENPSTPSKNSTIADQKLWSNLKESCKGTFISRNSRLKCFFNSSTTPFIRIAPFKMEQVGLDPYVVLFHNVLSPREISALIKMSDRRLAQANTVKKDSFKTLVRTAKALWVYQGYRELTKRISRRIHDMSGLELADAEMFQIINYGIGGHYGKHMDYFNSSGTFFTGYYRNRTKKYLGDRIATVLFYLSDVEQGGATVFPKVSTFPGYTVYPRAGTALMWYNLHTDGIGDKTTMHAACPVIVGSKWVMTQWIRERSQIIVRPCLEPSPSLTPT